The segment AAAGGTTGACGGAAATCGGCCACTGTGAGAAACAGTAATCCCCGGCGTCGCTGACGCTCCGTGGGTGGCCGGAATCCTCTCGGAACGATGGCCGACTTCGTCTCGGTTCAAGTGGCCGAAATCATCGGAATGCGCAGTCGAACATGCGACACCTGGGGCGGATCGGGATCTTCGTGCGGGCGATCCGGGCGTTTCTCATCAACCTCAAGCGCCATCACCGGGGTTTGTTCGAGTCGCTTGACGGGTCTTTCTCCGAACGGTATCTCACTCGCAAGGGACAGGGCGTCTTCTCGATGCCCAAGCCCTCCGAGTCGGAGAAGACCTTGGAAAAGGTTGCCTTCGACCTGTTCGATCTGGTCCGCCGATTCGCGGGGGACGAAAAAGTGGCGGCGATGAGCAGCTACCGGATTATGAGCCGGGTCCTCTCCGACCAGTGCACGGTGGAGTCGACGGAGAGCGGGGGAACGATGACCATCAAGCCGCCCGGCGAGGTTGCTTCCGACTCGCTCCAGAACCCGTCCGACCCGGATGCCGGCTACTGCGGGCACAAGGGGCAAGGGTATCAGGCGCAGGTGATGGAGACGTACATCCCCGCTGCCGGTGCAGACGGTGAGAAGGAACCGGGGCTTTCCCTGATCACGCACGTTTCCGTCGAACCGGCGCACGTAAGTGACGCCCACGCGCTGATCCCCGCAATTGAAGACGCCAAGGAACGCGGCCTTGGTCCGACGGAGGTTCTGGCGGACTCCCTCTACGGCAGCGAGAAGAACGTGACCGCGGCCGCTGCGATGGGAACGGAAGTTGTGGCCCCGGTGCCGGGCGGAGAGAAGAAGAGCAAGTCGGCGTATCTGTCGGAGTTCACGTTTACGGAAGAAGGCGGGATCGCTAACTGCACGATAGGACACGCCCCGATTGAAGACGTTGCCCGCGGGAATCATCGGGACGTGGTCTTCTCCGTTGAACATTGTCTGGGATGTCCGCGACGGAAAGAATGTCCGGTCAAGTCGGTGCGCAAGGGATACGGGTTCTCCTATGATCGGAAGCAGGTGAAGATGGCAAGGCGTCGCGCCCGGGAGAGGACATCCCAATTCCGGGATCGGTATCGTTTCCGTGCTGGCATAGAGGCGACCTTTTCTGCCCTGGATCGCCTGACCGGGGTCAAGCACCTTCGTGTTCGAGGCATGCCCGCCGTGCGGTTTGCCGTGGTGCTCAAGGTGCTGGGGCTCAACCTCCTGCGGGCGGCGGCTGTCCGGAGGCCGGGAAACGGGGGACGAACCGCTCCCAACGGGGGATTTTCCCGCGTTCTCGATGGAATCGTGTCTGTTCACGGTGAATTCATGCTCTGGGTTCGCTCAGTTATCAACTATCTTTCGTTTGGCCCGGTCCCCGCGCAGTTCCAGACGGCCAAGGCCGCGTGAGTTTTTGCGGGGCCATCAGGACATGAACATTTTCACCTCAACTGTACGGAATTGGAACTTGGACACGGGCGTGGACGAGGACCAGATCTACTTCTGGAATTTGAAAGGAGAAGCACAATGAGGAAATTCGCCCCGTTTCTCGTCTTCATCATCCTTTGGGGTTGTTCCTTCAGCAACGTATTCGCCAAGACGGAGGAAGATAAAATTAGGGAATACTCCGCCCTGGAAATCACCCTTTCGGATATGTCCAAGAAGATCATTGCCTATTACGGCAAGGATGGGAAAACCGTTCCTCCGGAGTTCGATGAAAAGGAGTTCTTCGCGGTCTTGGAAAAGGTGTACCCAGATAAAGGGAAAGTAGAAAACATCAAAGAGAACTACAAAACAAGGGCACATGCCATCGACGTTGATTATTCAGTTGTCCTCTGTGAACGCGAAACCGGCAACAAGCTAATGGAAGATTTTAGCTGCACGTTGAACAAGGTTGACATCCGATATTGGGATAAGACCATTTTTAATGCCTGCGAGTTCGAACAAGAGTGGAAGAGCTACTGTAAATAA is part of the Deltaproteobacteria bacterium genome and harbors:
- a CDS encoding transposase; this translates as MRHLGRIGIFVRAIRAFLINLKRHHRGLFESLDGSFSERYLTRKGQGVFSMPKPSESEKTLEKVAFDLFDLVRRFAGDEKVAAMSSYRIMSRVLSDQCTVESTESGGTMTIKPPGEVASDSLQNPSDPDAGYCGHKGQGYQAQVMETYIPAAGADGEKEPGLSLITHVSVEPAHVSDAHALIPAIEDAKERGLGPTEVLADSLYGSEKNVTAAAAMGTEVVAPVPGGEKKSKSAYLSEFTFTEEGGIANCTIGHAPIEDVARGNHRDVVFSVEHCLGCPRRKECPVKSVRKGYGFSYDRKQVKMARRRARERTSQFRDRYRFRAGIEATFSALDRLTGVKHLRVRGMPAVRFAVVLKVLGLNLLRAAAVRRPGNGGRTAPNGGFSRVLDGIVSVHGEFMLWVRSVINYLSFGPVPAQFQTAKAA